From Hoplias malabaricus isolate fHopMal1 chromosome 11, fHopMal1.hap1, whole genome shotgun sequence, a single genomic window includes:
- the LOC136709354 gene encoding formyl peptide receptor 2-like: protein MTSTPVTETYIPEYDLGNNDTGMDPLKMFYLVSSMIIIVLGLTGNGLVIWIAGFKVQKSVISIWYLSLAVSDFLFCSTLPFLFYYMIKNTWIFGQFMCYFIYLNISLNLYCSIFLLTIISVDRCVIVMFPVLAQNQRTVKKASMVVVLVWFTSAILYVPALVIPHSENIMVITDQCQIYIDSAAIPICEFIFAFLIPFLIFITCCFIIIRKLKTMQMVSSKKPFRIMTVLSATFLICWLPYHIVKLMYISIGQNEFLNIMEVIAFILISTNSCLNPFLYAFMGKDFKKQFYAILSNIENAMEEEDNQSTDRGTNLTRGGSQHTTTISSVL, encoded by the coding sequence ATGACTTCAACCCCAGTAACAGAAACATACATTCCTGAATATGACCTCGGGAACAATGACACAGGAATGGATCCATTGAAAATGTTCTATCTAGTGAGCAGCATGATCATCATTGTCCTGGGTCTTACTGGAAATGGTTTGGTGATCTGGATTGCAGGATTTAAAGTCCAAAAGTCAGTCATCAGCATCTGGTACCTGAGCCTGGCTGTGTCCGACTTCTTGTTCTGCTCCACCCTTCCTTTCTTATTCTATTATATGATCAAAAACACCTGGATCTTTGGACAGTTCATGTGCTATTTCATTTACTTAAACATTTCCCTAAATCTCTACTGCAGCATCTTCCTCCTCACCATCATCAGCGTGGACCGTTGTGTGATTGTCATGTTCCCAGTTTTGGCTCAGAATCAGCGCACAGTGAAAAAGGCCTCTATGGTAGTTGTTCTAGTTTGGTTCACCTCTGCAATACTTTATGTTCCAGCTCTAGTTATCCCTCACTCTGAGAATATAATGGTAATCACTGATCAATGTCAAATATATATAGATTCTGCAGCAATACCTATATGTGAGttcatttttgcatttttgatCCCGTTCCTGATATTTATCACCTGTTGTTTCATCATAATACGAAAACTAAAGACCATGCAGATGGTTTCATCTAAAAAGCCTTTCAGGATCATGACGGTACTGAGTGCTACTTTCTTGATCTGCTGGCTTCCTTACCACATAGTAAAGCTGATGTATATAAGCATTGGACAAAATGAATTTCTAAATATTATGGAAGTAATTGCCTTCATTCTCATCAGCACTAATAGCTGTCTGAACCCGTTTCTTTATGCGTTCATGGGGAAGGACTTTAAGAAGCAATTTTATGCAATTCTGTCAAACATTGAAAATGCAATGGAGGAAGAGGACAACCAGAGCACTGACAGAGGGACAAATCTGACTCGTGGAGGAAGCCAACATACGACCACCATTTCATCTGTTCTGTGa
- the LOC136710014 gene encoding fMet-Leu-Phe receptor-like — protein MTSTPVTETYFPEYDPGNNDTGMDPLNKFYLVSSVIIIVLGLTGNGLVIWIAGFKVRKSVISIWYLSLAVSDFLFCSTLPFFAYYMITETWIFGQFMCYLIYLNISLNLYCSIFFLTIISVDRCVIVMFPVWAQNQRTVKKASMVVVLVWFTSAMFNFPGLVIPNSENITVTTDQCQIYSDSAAIPICDFIFAFLIPFLIIITCCFIMIRKLKTTQMVSSKKPFRIMTVLSATFLICWLPYHIVMLMIVIIEENDLLNIMGRIALILISTNSCLNPFLYAFMGKDFKKQFYAILSNIENAMEDEDNQSTDRGTNLTRGGSQHTTTISSVL, from the coding sequence ATGACTTCAACCCCAGTAACAGAAACATACTTTCCTGAATATGACCCCGGGAACAATGACACAGGAATGGATCCATTGAATAAGTTCTATCTAGTGAGCAGCGTGATCATCATTGTCCTGGGTCTTACTGGAAATGGTTTGGTGATCTGGATTGCAGGATTTAAAGTCCGAAAGTCAGTCATCAGCATCTGGTACCTGAGCCTGGCTGTGTCCGACTTCTTGTTCTGCTCCACCCTTCCCTTCTTTGCCTATTATATGATCACAGAGACCTGGATCTTTGGACAgttcatgtgttatttaatttacTTAAACATTTCCCTAAATCTCTACTGCAGCATCTTCTTCCTCACCATCATCAGCGTGGACCGTTGTGTGATTGTCATGTTTCCAGTTTGGGCTCAGAATCAGCGCACAGTGAAAAAGGCCTCTATGGTAGTTGTTCTAGTTTGGTTCACCTCTGCAATGTTTAATTTTCCAGGTCTAGTTATCCCTAACTCTGAGAATATAACGGTAACCACTGATCAATGTCAAATATATTCAGATTCTGCAGCAATACCTATATGTGACttcatttttgcatttttgatCCCATTCCTGATAATTATCACCTGTTGTTTCATCATGATACGAAAACTAAAGACCACGCAGATGGTTTCATCTAAAAAGCCTTTCAGGATCATGACGGTACTGAGTGCCACTTTTTTGATCTGCTGGCTGCCTTACCACATAGTAATGCTGATGATTGTAATCATTGAAGAAAATGATCTTCTAAATATTATGGGCAGAATTGCCTTAATTCTCATCAGCACTAATAGCTGTCTGAACCCCTTTCTTTATGCATTCATGGGGAAGGACTTTAAGAAGCAATTTTATGCAATTCTGTCAAACATTGAAAATGCAATGGAGGACGAGGACAACCAGAGCACTGACAGAGGGACAAATCTGACTCGTGGAGGAAGCCAACATACGACCACCATTTCATCTGTTCTGTGa